In Athalia rosae chromosome 6, iyAthRosa1.1, whole genome shotgun sequence, one DNA window encodes the following:
- the LOC105688872 gene encoding mitogen-activated protein kinase kinase kinase kinase 5 isoform X2: protein MASNANALSSDISRRNPQDEYELIQRIGSGTYGDVYKAKRLSMNDLAAIKVIKLEPGDDFAIIQQEILMMKDCTHPNIIAYYGSYLRRDKLWICMEYCGGGSLQDIYHITGPLSEIQIAYMCRETLLGLSYLHEKGKMHRDIKGANILLTDSGDVKLADFGVSAQITATINKRKSFIGTPYWMAPEVAAVERKGGYNQLCDIWACGITSIELAELQPPMFDLHPMRVLFLMSKSGFKPPTLKDRDKWSPTFHNFVKVALTKNPKKRPTADKLLQHAFFQSDMSKRLALELLQKVSNPSHMFTELEPDDDGAVPNVPQRIASRHTARSRQRSPIPQLDSDDRINLDDGTLQRGSIAPPVDSNPAWDIIDIMNNVKTVHNCDVHPDCGIGTAFEDVQENKHGARVTTDSRLSRRSKTGTEILQMSLRSLLQYIDEELLLRGNAMSMVAGHCDQLYSLQATLPLGESSSDCEVHRDYYNNVTGLQASPRRHSSVDELYGLVSGSLSLAAINGQRQRSLSDSGPRDELPRSNGDNEIPGNGDGESVGPDLLSDTPPVPPRRRDRKRHTPPRPVSNGLPPTPKVHMGACFSKVFNGCPLRIHCTASWIHPDTRDQHLLIAAEEGIYNLNLNELHETAIDQLYPRRTIWMYVIKDVLMSLSGKTPQLYRHDLLAMQSKQMHRFSLHMNRIPERLVPRKFALTTKVPDTKGCTKCCVGRNPYNGYKYLCGAMPAGIFLMQWYDPLNKFMLLKHFECSLPSPLNVFEMVITPEMEYPMVCVSVKQAYQQNKLKLDLINMNSGASWFHSDELEDMDGSATVIPRRENLQVINVIQLEKDAILVCYDNLIKVVTLQGKPRVSKKQISELHFHFQIESIICLPDSVLAFHKHGMQGRSFKNGDVTQEIIDPSRTYRLLGSDKVVMLESHLVHTGTLTESEGADLYILAGHEASY, encoded by the exons ATGGCAAGTAACGCAAACGCATTGTCCAGTGATATAAGTCGACGAAATCCACAGGACGAATACGAACTTATTCAGAGGATAGGCAGTGGTACCTACGGCGATGTTTATAAG GCTAAAAGACTTTCAATGAACGATCTTGCTGCCATCAAAGTTATCAAACTCGAGCCAG GAGATGATTTTGCAATAATACAACAGGAGATTTTGATGATGAAAGATTGTACGCATCCCAACATCATTGCATACTATGGAAGTTATCTACGAAGAGATAAATTATGGATTTGTATGGAGTACTGTGGTGGTGGGTCGCTTCAAGATATCTACCATA tcaCTGGACCATTATCTGAGATCCAGATAGCTTACATGTGTCGTGAGACGCTTCTAGGGCTATCTTATTTacatgaaaaagggaaaatgcATAGGGATATCAAAGGTGCCAACATTTTACTCACAGACAGTGGAGATGTAAAATTGGCAGACTTTGGTGTGTCTGCTCAGATTACAGCCACCatcaacaaaagaaaaagtttcattgGAACACCTTATTGGATGGCACCAGAG GTCGCTGCTGTAGAACGAAAAGGTGGCTACAATCAGCTTTGTGATATCTGGGCATGTGGTATAACATCGATCGAATTAGCAGAATTACAGCCACCAATGTTTGATCTACATCCCATGCGAGTCCTTTTTCTTATGTCAAAATCTGGCTTCAAACCACCAACATTGAAAGACAGGGACAAATGGAGTCCCACATTTCACAATTTCGTAAAAGTTGCGCTCACAAAAAACCCCAAAAAGAGACCAACGGCTGATAAATTACTGCAG CATGCATTTTTCCAAAGCGATATGAGTAAAAGATTGGCTCTAGAACTGCttcaaaaagtttcaaatCCAAGCCACATGTTTACGGAATTGGAACCTGATGATGATGGCGCAGTGCCGAATGTCCCTCAGAGGATAGCATCGCGGCATACCGCTAGATCTCGACAAAGAAGTCCCATTCCACAATTAGATAGCGATG ATCGAATAAATTTAGATGACGGAACACTGCAGAGAGGCTCCATAGCTCCTCCAGTGGATAGTAACCCAGCTTGGGACATCATAGACATTATGAATAATGTCAAG ACTGTACATAATTGTGACGTGCATCCTGACTGCGGAATTGGAACAGCGTTTGAGGACGTCCAAGAAAA TAAGCATGGAGCTAGAGTTACAACCGATAGTAGACTGTCACGTCGAAGCAAAACCGGCACCGAGATTTTACAAATGAGTCTAAG GAGTCTATTGCAGTACATTGATGAGGAGTTGTTGCTAAG GGGGAATGCAATGTCGATGGTTGCTGGGCATTGCGATCAGCTATACTCCCTGCA agcTACTTTACCACTCGGAGAATCATCTAGTGACTGTGAAGTACACCGTGACTATTACAACAATGTGACCG GGTTGCAAGCGAGTCCTAGACGTCACAGCTCTGTGGACGAGTTGTATGGCTTGGTGAGTGGGTCCCTCTCCTTGGCAGCCATCAATGGACAACGTCAGCGATCGCTCTCGGACAGTGGACCGAGAGATGAACTGCCACGGTCCAATG GTGATAACGAAATACCTGGTAACGGAGATGGTGAAAGCGTGGGACCCGATCTTTTATCTGACACTCCTCCAGTACCCCCGAGACGGAGGGACAGAAAGAGACACACGCCACCTAGACCTGTCAGTAACGGGCTTCCTCCGACACCGAAAGTCCATATGGGAGCATGCTTTTCGAAG GTATTCAACGGTTGCCCATTAAGGATACACTGTACGGCTAGTTGGATCCACCCTGACACAAGAGATCAGCATTTACTTATAGCTGCTGAGGAAGGAATTTACAATCTGAACTTGAATGAGTTACACGAAACTGCAATTGACCAGCTATATCCAAGACGAACTATTTGGATGTATGTTATAAAGGATGTTCTCATGTCCTTATCTG GCAAAACTCCTCAGCTGTATAGACACGACCTTTTAGCAATGCAGAGTAAGCAAATGCACAGGTTTTCGCTCCACATGAACAGGATACCTGAGCGATTAGTACCTAGAAAATTTGCTCTGACCACCAAAGTTCCAGACACAAAAGGGTGTACAAAATGTTGTGTCGGTCGAAATCCTTACAATGG GTATAAATATCTCTGCGGTGCGATGCCAGCGGGTATATTTCTGATGCAGTGGTATGATCCCCTCAATAAATTCATGCTATTGAAACACTTCGAATGCTCGTTACCTTCACCTCTCAATGTTTTTGAGATGGTAATTACACCAGAGATGGAATATCCAATGGTGTGTGTTTCCGTCAAACAGGCGTAtcaacaaaataaattaaagttAGACCTAATCAACATGAATTCTGGAGCAAGCTGGTTCCACAGTGATGAGTTGGAAGACATGGATGGTTCTG ctaCCGTCATTCcaagaagagaaaatcttCAAGTGATCAATGTGATACAGCTCGAAAAAGATGCAATATTAGTATGCTACGACA acTTAATTAAGGTCGTGACACTACAAGGTAAACCACGTGTGAGCAAAAAGCAGATCTCCGAACTTCATTTCCACTTTCAAATCGAATCCATCA ttTGTTTACCGGACAGTGTACTAGCATTCCATAAGCACGGCATGCAAGGCAGAAGTTTTAAAAATGGCGATGTGACGCAAGAAATCATTGATCCAAGCAGAACATACAGATTACTTGGTTCTGATAA GGTTGTGATGCTGGAAAGTCACTTGGTTCACACAGGAACATTGACAGAGTCCGAAGGGGCAGACTTGTACATACTCGCAGGACACGAAGCCAGCTATTAG